In the Castor canadensis chromosome 1, mCasCan1.hap1v2, whole genome shotgun sequence genome, cttcaacaaaattagagataaggacagaacagattctgcctggaagcgagagggggtggagaggggagaggaagggggcagggagtaggtaggagaaatggcccaatgtatgcacatttgaataaataaattaaaaaaaagaatccataaaTCTTAAAGGCCAGTGAATTGCAAAATAAAGGTAGACCACTAAACAATtgagaaaataattcattaacaaaataagaataaagcaGAGACATCACAAGAAAGAACTAAATGGAAATTCCAAAGCTGAAAATACAAGACTAAACCACTAATGTCACTAAAGGTATAAAAGTAGACTTAATCAGACAAGAAAAGAAtcagagaactttaaaaaaaaaagagatcattTGAAACCattaagagaaggaaaaagaatgaaaagaagaatgTTTAAGGGAATGAAACTGATGATAGGTTCATACCTCTGTTTGGGTCACTGGGACAAATTCTTTAGACCACTGTTAAATACGTTAAAGCATTCCTACAGAAAAGTGTTTGTTGTGATCACCATTTAGaacctttatttttcctttagtgtTGAGGAGACTTAACTCCTAAATTTTAGCTGATAAACCTTTTACTTGATACCAGCTGCTTAATTAAGGGATTGCCAGACAAATTGTCAGACTGCCCTCATTTCAGCATTATGCACTTGGAACCCAAAACACAAATCTGGCTCCACAAGGCAAGGCACTTCCATTCAATtcggagaaagaaaagaagacctttgattggtgcaaacacagctGTTCATATGTATAAGGGCTTTCATGATGGGTGCCAGGGCCTGTGCCTTCCTTGATGTGAAATGACCTTCCAGTTTCATGGTGGAACTGCCATGATTGTTGTAGAAACTCTTGTCTacaaaactcaaaaaataaacttatttacagtataaaagttaaaatacaaaagtagttaaagtaataataaatataaaatttggtgacaaatatacaaaataaacagGAGTAAAGTATGACAATAACAGAAAGcggagaggggaaagagagagagataaggatggagagagagagatgaaagtgATTATGTTTTGTCATGATAAAATAGACACTTATTAGATGTCATATGGAAGCCTCATGGCAAGTACAAAGGTGTCACAGTTTATACCTTTTGTACTGTGCCCATTAAACAATTCTgccattatatgtatttataagaCTTTTGATTCCCAATTTTTACAACACTATTAACAGTAAATGTATAATATCATTACATCAGTGTACTACTAtgttttatctttataaatttctttgtAGTTGAATGTGTGATATGTTGCTGTttaatcttcttttctttcaactttAGTAACTCTTTTTACCATTTCTTATAAGGCTAATTGGCGATGAAGACCCTcagcttttgtatttctgatgaCACAATTatccctttcatttttaaaagacagtttaACAAGTTAGCGAATTCTTGCttggcattttttttccctttctttcagtattttgaaTGAGATCTTTTCTATGTgacatatttttttgttttagagctttctctttgtctttaacattttttttgaaaaattaaatctaaatacagtattcttttttgtatatttaaaattattcaaatgcTTTTAGACACACCCATAATAAAAGACACAAATGTATTTGATACAGACTGAACAAGGAGCACcagttatatttcttttataaataatgcATGGCAGATATAACTAAAGTACCATCCTGCTCCTCATGGTCGCAACATTTCAGTTTGATTATAATAAGACTTGGTATAGATTTCTTCGTTTGCTTCTTATTTGGAATTTTTGTTGCAGTATTTGCTGCCTTACTTCAGGCTCTCAAATCAGCCTACCTAGAAATTCTGATGGTATGCTAACCCTCTTTAATACATGTTAATGTTCCATTCCTCATTCTGGCTTAGGTGGAAAAAGTTTCAATGTTTTGTATGCTCTCAGATTTCCACAGAACACCGCTAGGTACTGGGATCCATCCATTGTTTTCCCCTAGAGCACTGAACTGATATGCTGGAATGTTGAGTGCAATCCTTACCTTCCTTCCACCTTGTGTCCTGAAACAAAACTCAGGATCATGTGCCTTATCCAGTTTTAGTACAAATAAGATAGATGCTGAAATAATTTGCTAAAATCCATGTTTCACAGTTGTACTATGAAAGCATGATCTGCTGTTATGAGCACCCGGTCTTTCCTGCTGTGTAGCTCCTGCATGGCAAAATCCATATAGTTAGTTTAAACTCATTGTGAGCAGCATTCAcaatttttgcctgtgctggtgcTGGATACGGCAACTCTGATGGTGTTGAAACAGTCTCTGAAATACATGTAGCCATTGCAATCAGTACTTAGTGCTGGGTGCTATGCTGGGTACTAGGGATTTCTCAGTTGCTGCAACCCACTTGGGCAGCTGTAATCCGTGCTTGCATTATAATACATGTGGATTGTTATGTGTTATTGTTACTGGAACCTTAGCACTGCTATCTACCTCAGGCCTTGTGTCATATGAGAGAAGAAATCAGATAAGACATACAAATGTTTGAAAATGATAAGAAAGTTTATCAGCAGTGAAGAAATTTAGGataaaggtagggagaaaaggaaaagaggaaaaacatttcTGAGCTGGGGGATATATGAGGTCATAATTAGCCATCTGTAATCAATATGATAGGGACCTGGATGGCTAATTTCGGTGCTAAAACAGAGAGCTGTAATCTAGGACTACTGAAAACATAGGAGCAATAGATGTGTTTTAGGACTTCTCTTTGCTagacatgcatgtgtttcattttttctgtacCTCTGCCCATCCAAGGAGACTTGCAACTTAAAAACATCTCAAAGAGCTAGGGAGATATAGATAAAGCAGAAAGGAGGGAGCTAGCTATGTTGgctttttgtatttacttatacATTATAATGTTTGAGTCTGCCCCTTATAATATTTACTAAGAAAATTTTCCTGTGCCTATCTATATCATGTGTCTGTCtattgatctatctatctatcatgtatTTAtctcatctatctatatctacctGTCATCatctatttattatctatttatgtATAATCTATCCATCATTGGTCCCTTTTAACCTTAAAAAGGATGcatagaggaaatgttttcttctCAGAATCACTGAAGAAACCAACATTTAGTTTCCCTTTGATTAACCCATTGCTCAGGGCTGATACCTAAGGCTAGGAATTTTGTGAGGATTAGAAACTGTTGTTATCCATATCAACCTGATGACACCGATTCTGTTAGCTGCAGTACATTCCCAGAAGTTGCAATCAGTGTGGGCAGTTGCAATTCTTGCTACCTCCTAGGGACCCAGTTATTGGGCATCATGGAGGATGCTGGATTTTTATAGCTACTGGAGGATAAGTAGACAGCTGGAGGTAGGATAGGGTGCTGAGCCAGTCATTAacagttttttattttagcagtcCATAGGAATTATGACTATACACAATCATTTATCCCTTTTTCCCTGAGGGAGAATAGAAACTATTTTCTTAGTACCTGCTCCCGACACTGAGATGCACGCTTCGTTCTCTTCTTTGCTCTCTGGGGAAATCATCGGTTGATTGCTATCTCATGGCAGCATGCTGTGAAAAACTGGATGAAGGCAAATCAAGGGCAAAGTGAAATAGTATTCTTACTCATGTTAGTTGAGGCATTATCAGTTCAATTTTCTTTAgggatgctagagcttctcaaaTAAATTCTTATATAATCACAAAGATTTTATATTGTGTTTATTGTTATACAATCCACATTTTTGTGGATAAAAATGGCATAAGGCCTCCAAATTTGTCATCTTCCTTTTCTAGtactctttttaattttacttagtaGTTGCTTGATTTCTTCTATAAGAAGAAATCTCCTGCTATTTCTGAGATGAATTTATTCAATCTCATGATTAAATTACTACTTAAAAGTAATGATCACTAAAATTAGTTCTATAAACCTGtcttgaaataaataatttaaaataattccacTGTCTACCAAATAGTTTCACTGGCATATTCCATGGCTTATTGAAATACAACCTGACCACACTGAGTTAGTTGCTTTTAATTCTAAATTCCTAACCCAAGACATCATTATTCAGCCATTAGCAATGTGTTATATCATCATCGCTTTCTAGACTTCCTTGGTTTTCAACTTGTGTTAGTGtaaggaaaaaatatgagaagagtAAAACACATGGAATAAAATCATCATTAATACAGATCTTGTTGTACTCACTAAATATGTAATATAAGCAAGATTTTTCaattctgtaattttattttctctctgtataATGTCATTGTTAATACATAACTCATGGAATGATTATAAGAAATGAAGATATAATAACATAAATTGATATTGATGCTAgtatataaaagataaaattatttcaaaaaaatgTATTCCTTATTAGCTGTGTTTTTACTAATATGAGTTAGCAAAAACAATGGAAATTGATTTGAAATAAACTGGATGGTACCAATTACATTGTAACCAATGTTTGGGGTACTAATTTATCTTCACACTACTTGGTATAAATCTCTAGTTCAGTATGGCAAGATGTTCAGAATCTACCATGCAGAACCTCTTGCATAAGAATATAACATTGCCTTCCTAGTAGAATTTGCAAATAAATTACAAGTCCTAGAAACTTGTGTCCTTTGGTGCAGAATGGGCCTGTATAGGACCGTGAGAAGAGTTATAACCTGAATTATCCATTTCCTTTTGTACAATGGCagtgtttttattcctattttctaccAGTGTTTATTATCCATTtgtgattttcctctttttttccctaataTCTTTGGTTAGCACAAAGCAGTGACATCTTAGAACCATTGTTAGTATGTTTAATTGTTCTGAGAAAGAGTAAATTATTGTCCTTGTTGTCTACATTTAAAAAGCAGAAGTTAAGTTTTACAGTTGCAATGGTGATGACTCACAGTGAAAGGGAAACATTGGGGAATAAGACTTTCTATGATACCAATACCTTGCatcattatgttttaaaatattccccATGGAATATAGAGACAGACAGCTTTTAGTGTTCTGTGACAAGAATGCTATCATAAAGAGACAGACATACATGACACAAATTCAGAGAGTCTTCCAACAGGTAAGTGACACATTGcattattacaaaataatacaTTGCATTTTTCTATGTTTCTCTATAACTCATATATGACTACACTGTTTCCACATActctcagaaaagaataaaaagaaaattttttgagattattattatcagaaataaatgaatgaaaacaattttcatagaaaaatgatGGTTTGACCTCACCTAGAATTTTATGAGCATCAGGGACATGAATACCATGAATGCAGTGTGGAGAGAGAAGGATGCAGTAATTATGTAGGAGCTACTACAAATTATTTACAATGATAGAGAGTAAAAAAAGGTCATTAATGATTTCAAGTAGTTAACTGTGCAAGATAATTACTCATTAAGTGATACAGATAGTATAAAATTAGAAGATGTTATGCCTGGTTAGAATTTAGAAAAATGGTTAATGGAGAGCTGAGATTTCACAAAGGTTCTGGAGAATGTGCACTCATCCATATCTCAGTGATATCATGGACAATTACAGAAAAGCACCTAGGAAATGTTTCGTAGAACTGAAGTCTTGAAGATAGCACAGATGCATAAAGTACCTGAAAATAGGAAGGCCAGGAAGATAGAAGATTCCAGGATTTGATTGGAAATCTATGTGTATGTAATTCAGTCTCTGGGTTGTACTTTAATTCAATCATGAGAATTCTACCATGTACATTTAATTCTCCTATGTGAGCATTCCCTCTTCAAACTTCCTTAATTTTAATGGACTTCAGTTAGTGTTATTGATTTGGAAATCATGTTCTCTATTTCCTAGATGGCAGCATATTATAGAAGAGGAAATAGGTCATATATGGGAGACAAAATCCTTAAAATTAGTTCCAGATGACTTGAATCTAATTTATAATTTCACCGGGTACTTTCCCATGATTAGTTTTGATTTAGAAGAAGGCATTCTCAAGTCTGTTGGGATGAAAATttaccaaaggagaaaaaaataggcaTATATTATATAGTTGAGCATAGTATTTATTTTGGTCAAGAaaaaacattcaataaaatttATTGGTGTCTTTTGGGGAAGACAATAGTTTGCATGAATGatctataatatatttaattatgtatattttaaatttaaattttcactgGCCATAGTTTCCCTTAAAACATAATCTTGATAAGAAAGTTCTGAGAAAAAGGATTTGTTCTTAGAGATacacttatatttctttttacattttggaaaagaaatctattaaagaagtaaaattttaaacatgaacAATCATTAACATTGATACGAATTAAAACAAACTGCATGCAGACAGTTACTGAGGACTATTCATCTTGTAAATCCTCAGCtcctttttggttttgcttctgtGGTGCATTCCAGTGAACCTGCTTTTGAGAATTACAGTCATACTCTGGTTCTACACCAAACACCTAGTGTCAGTCACCACAAAAAGTCACTTGTTGATTCACAAAAGCATTAACTATTAAGTAACATCACTTACTAGTTAATATAGAAATACATTCATAGGGTTATGAGTGCTCTAAGGCTTGCTTTtcagaaaatagggaaagaaaaatagaactggTGTTGAGTTATAATTAATTATCAAAAATGGCTCATATCCCCTAGtgtttacaaaatcagagatgagTTATTAAAAAATTCCAGACAAAACTTACCCAATAATTATTCTTATTGTTGCTTTAAATATTCAATGATATCACAGAACACTatgaattaattttcttaaatattccctaatttcatagaaaatataaatgaaatttattttcttttacagataAGTCACTTGAGAATCACTCCTATTCTTCATTTGTGATACCATGCAGCTGAATAATAATGTGACTGAGTTCATTCTGCTTGGATTGACACAGGACCCACTTAGAAAGAAAATAGTGTTTGTCATATTCTTACTCTTTTGTTTGGGAACACTACTGGGTAACTTGCTTATTATTGTTACCATCAAGACCAGTCAGGCACTTCATAGTccaatgtacttcttccttttctatttatctttatcTGATACCTGCTTCTCTACTTGCATTGCCCCCAGAATGATCGTGTATGCCCTTTTGAGTAAGGCCACTATTTCGTTCAGTGAGTGCATAATCCAAGTCTTTTCACTCCATTTCTTTGGCAGCCTGGAAATCTTTATCCTTATCCTCATGGCTgttgaccgctatgtggccatctgtaagcCCCTGCAGTACAAGACCATCATGAGCCATCAAGTCTGTGGTATGTTGTTGGTTGTGGCCTGGGTGGGATCCTGTGTGCATTCTTTAACTCAGATTTTTTTGACCTTCTGTTTGCCTTTCTGTGGTCCCAATGTGATTGATCATTATTTCTGTGACTTGCAGCCCTTGTTGAAACTTGCCTGTTCTGACACTTATGTGGTCAATCTTTTTCTGGTGTCAAACAGTGGGGCCATTTGTACAGTGAGTTTTGTCATCCTCATATGCTCCTATACTATCATCTTGCATTCACTTAGAAACCACAGTGCTGAAGGGAGGAGAAAAGCTGTCTCCACCTGCATCTCCCATATCATTGTGGTCATCTTGTTCTCTGGACCTTGTATATTTATCTACACACGCCCTGCAACCACCTTCCCCATGGATAAGATTATATCTGTTTTTTATACAATTGGGACACCTTTGCTCAACCCTATGATTTATACACTGAGGAATACAGAAGTGAAATATGCCATGAAAAAGTTGTGGAGGAAGAGACTGTTCTTAGATGACCTAAGATGAATAGAGTTTTTAAACCATTTCTTCCAATTTTTGATATCCTAAAAGTCAATCAAAAATACTATGTGTTTTTTTACTATTGCATTGTTTGGGGGTAAATTGTGGAAATAATACCTTCTTATAATGGATTTAAATATAATACTTCCTTGGAGTATGACTAACATTTCTTTCAGGAAGAGAGAATAGGTGAGCACATACAGCAGTTGGTTTGATTCCATTTCATGTAAAAGGATCAGCCTGATGCTCCATGTTTATATGATATGTCTATAGCATAACACTGTTCACTGCTGTGCCTCtggctctcttttctccctgtttTCCCTTTTAGTTTTTACCTAATGTTTTCCCAGGGAGTTTTCCTGTTGATGCATTGTATTTCTGTCTCTAAATGTCCTTTCATATGCTCATATCAAAACAACAGCACATTTTTCTTGgccaaataatttcttttattagtcatttgaGTCTCTCATATGTGATCAGGAAACCTCTACTTACACTTTCTTTCTGACTCCAGACAATGTTTCATATTCAAATACTTATAGAGGTGTCatcttatgaaaaacagtatataAAATCTATGTAATGTCCTATGTAGGTCTTGGGAGAATATATTTTGAGTCTttaacaactatttgcatagaACTTGCAAAGACAACACATGAACATAGAAAATGAACCCTCTGCAGGAGTTCTTTGATCTTAGCCAGACTTTTTTCCTAATATTAGTATTCTACTTCTAATAATACTTTATGATCACAATTGatcccttctaatttttccagAATCATATCAGTTTTGGATGTTTATTTATGTTATAGGTTTATTATCACTGTACCATCCATGACCCAAATCAGgagtatgtatttatatgtattagGAGCTAAGCCATGTTAgtaacttttgaaatttttatagaatAATATAAAGAATGAGGTCATTCACAGGAGCACATTTAgaatttgtaataaaatttattataaaatttcttcCTTGAAAGGGAAAATTTTCAACAAGGAAAAATATCTTTGATTGCCTGAGGTGAAGGTAAAGAAGACAAGTTGCATGATGAATAAATAGGTGAAACACAGGCCACTTTCCTTTAGTGAAACTGTTCTGTGTGCTACTGTAATGGTGGACACGAGATAaaatgcatttgtcaaaaatcgTAAATCTTGGAAAGGGCAA is a window encoding:
- the LOC109674730 gene encoding olfactory receptor 4C16-like, giving the protein MQLNNNVTEFILLGLTQDPLRKKIVFVIFLLFCLGTLLGNLLIIVTIKTSQALHSPMYFFLFYLSLSDTCFSTCIAPRMIVYALLSKATISFSECIIQVFSLHFFGSLEIFILILMAVDRYVAICKPLQYKTIMSHQVCGMLLVVAWVGSCVHSLTQIFLTFCLPFCGPNVIDHYFCDLQPLLKLACSDTYVVNLFLVSNSGAICTVSFVILICSYTIILHSLRNHSAEGRRKAVSTCISHIIVVILFSGPCIFIYTRPATTFPMDKIISVFYTIGTPLLNPMIYTLRNTEVKYAMKKLWRKRLFLDDLR